In Candidatus Hydrogenedentota bacterium, the DNA window TCGTGGACCACGACCGGTGGGGGTTCCAGGGCGTGCTGATGCTCGCGAATGCTGATGGCGGCAACGCCAGGGCGCTGGGCGAGGACAGCGAGCTGCCATGGGCTTCGTGGTCGCCCGAGGGCGGCAAGATAGCCTGCCTGACGCTGAAAGGCATCCAGATTCACAGCCTTGCCACGCTGGAACAAACGCGGCAAATGCCGCGCAACGGCATCTACCAGCAGTTGTGCTGGTCCCCGGACGGCAAATGGTTCTGCGGGGTGGCCAACCACCAGGGCGCGCAATGGAC includes these proteins:
- a CDS encoding PD40 domain-containing protein, producing MLTILTLLNLVWIPGQTAAPDPQAAALTREVAAMGWVAYSGRGEGGTWDVFLCRPDGSAVRNITATAGFEEVAPRFSPDGSKLLFRRMEQGSVVDHDRWGFQGVLMLANADGGNARALGEDSELPWASWSPEGGKIACLTLKGIQIHSLATLEQTRQMPRNGIYQQLCWSPDGKWFCGVANHQGAQWT